The DNA sequence CGACCATCGGCATGGAGTAGAGCGCGTTGATGTAAACATCGGCGGCCCATTCAAAAATTTTGAAGCGCCCCATGGCGACGCCGAGCGCGACGCCAGTGACCACTGAGAAAAACGTCGCGTAGCTGAGCACCACCAGACTCTGCTGCATGTAGCTCCACAGTTCGCCGCTGGCGGCCAATTCGAAAAAAGCGCGGGCCACCGCCGAGGGATAGGTAAATAAAATCGGATTGACGCGCCGGCCGTAAATTTCCCACAGCGATAGCACCGCGGCCAACGAGATCATGCGTACGGCCGACTTAGAGATCATCCTACTTGGCTCCCCGGTTTTTGGTCGTCGAGATCGCCCATGAGCATTTCCCACAGCGCGTTTCTCAGCTCGATGTAGCGCGGATGGGCGCGCACGGAGATGATTTTACGCGGCCGCGGAATTTCAACGGGAATGATTTCCCGAATGCGGCCAGGGCGGCGCGACATCATGACGATGCGGTCGCCGAGCAGAATCGCTTCGTCAATGCTGTGGGTGACGAAGATCATCGCCTTTTTTTCGCTTGCGAGAATGCGCAGCAGCTCTTCCTGCATCATCTCGCGGGTCTGGGCGTCGAGCGCGCCGAAGGGCTCGTCCATCAGCATGAGCGACGGATTGATCGCCAGCGCGCGCGCCAGACCGGCGCGCTGCTGCATGCCGCCGGAAAGTTGGTGCGGATAGGACTTGGCGAATTCTTGGAGTCCCATGAGTTCGAGATAGCGCGCCACAGTTGCTTCGATGGCGGACTTAGAGCCGCCTCTGAGTTCCAGGCCGTAGGCGATGTTTTCGTCGAGCCGCTTCCATGGAAATAGACCGAAGTGTTGGAATACCATCGCGACGTCCGGTCGCGGTTCGGTGACGGCAGCGCCGTCGATCAAAATTTCGCCATGGTCGCGGGCGATCAGACAATCG is a window from the Deltaproteobacteria bacterium genome containing:
- a CDS encoding ABC transporter ATP-binding protein; this translates as MAKIEIRNLTKTYSGGAVVALQDINLTVEPFESLCILGPSGCGKTTLLRIIDCLIARDHGEILIDGAAVTEPRPDVAMVFQHFGLFPWKRLDENIAYGLELRGGSKSAIEATVARYLELMGLQEFAKSYPHQLSGGMQQRAGLARALAINPSLMLMDEPFGALDAQTREMMQEELLRILASEKKAMIFVTHSIDEAILLGDRIVMMSRRPGRIREIIPVEIPRPRKIISVRAHPRYIELRNALWEMLMGDLDDQKPGSQVG